One genomic region from Cellulomonas hominis encodes:
- a CDS encoding segregation and condensation protein A has translation MATPPETPAPDAAAPEAVAAPVGSSAFEVHLENFSGPFDLLLGLISKHKLDITEVALAAVTDEFIAYIRAAERSAADGGRTWDLGQASEFLLVAATLLDLKAARLLPAGDVEDAEDLELLEARDLLFARLLQYRAYKVVAADIGRRLTEQGKRLPRTVELEPHLAAMLPELVWQIGPQELAALAAKALAPPPPPPGVDISHLHAPAVSVREQAAVLADRLRHGGSATFRALTADAGSTLVVVARFLALLELFREGAVGFDQVTPLGELTVRWTATGDGDVAVTTDFDEDDDPAAVAAVPDGVDEGTGR, from the coding sequence GTGGCGACGCCGCCTGAGACCCCCGCGCCCGACGCCGCCGCACCGGAGGCCGTCGCCGCCCCCGTCGGGTCGAGCGCCTTCGAGGTGCACCTGGAGAACTTCTCGGGGCCGTTCGACCTGCTGCTGGGGCTGATCTCCAAGCACAAGCTCGACATCACCGAGGTCGCGCTCGCCGCGGTCACGGACGAGTTCATCGCGTACATCCGCGCGGCGGAGCGGTCGGCGGCGGACGGCGGGCGCACGTGGGACCTCGGGCAGGCCAGCGAGTTCCTGCTGGTGGCGGCGACGCTGCTCGACCTCAAGGCGGCCCGGCTGCTGCCCGCGGGCGACGTCGAGGACGCCGAGGACCTCGAGCTGCTGGAGGCCCGGGACCTGCTGTTCGCCCGCCTGCTGCAGTACCGCGCGTACAAGGTCGTGGCTGCCGACATCGGGCGCCGGCTGACCGAGCAGGGCAAGCGGCTGCCGCGGACCGTCGAGCTGGAGCCGCACCTCGCGGCCATGCTGCCCGAGCTCGTGTGGCAGATCGGGCCGCAGGAGCTCGCCGCGCTGGCCGCGAAGGCGCTCGCGCCACCGCCCCCGCCGCCGGGCGTGGACATCAGCCACCTGCACGCGCCCGCGGTCTCGGTGCGGGAGCAGGCGGCGGTGCTGGCGGACCGGCTGCGGCACGGCGGATCGGCGACGTTCCGGGCGCTGACGGCGGACGCCGGGTCGACGCTGGTCGTGGTGGCGCGGTTCCTGGCGCTGCTGGAGCTGTTCCGGGAGGGCGCGGTCGGGTTCGACCAGGTGACGCCGCTGGGGGAGCTCACGGTGCGGTGGACGGCGACGGGCGACGGGGACGTGGCGGTGACGACGGACTTCGACGAGGACGACGACCCGGCCGCGGTGGCCGCGGTGCCGGACGGGGTGGACGAGGGGACGGGCCGATGA
- a CDS encoding ParA family protein produces the protein MAREETTETVLDPVGRPLPDFPVPAPLAAHGPARVIAMCNQKGGVGKTTTTINLAAALAEYGRRVLIVDFDPQGAASVGLGTSPHELDRTVYDLLVDRNAVITDLVRPTEIPGLDLLPANIDLSAAEVQLVSEVARESILSRVLRPVLDDYDVVLIDCQPSLGLLTVNALTAAHGVLIPLECEFFALRGVALLVETIEKVRDRLNPRLEVDGILATMYDPRTLHAREVVARVYEAFGDTLLQTVIGRTVKFPDASVAAEPITTYAPTHAGAHAYRQLARELVARGDAA, from the coding sequence GTGGCACGCGAGGAGACGACCGAGACCGTTCTCGACCCGGTGGGCAGGCCCCTGCCCGACTTCCCCGTCCCCGCCCCCCTCGCCGCGCACGGGCCCGCACGCGTGATCGCGATGTGCAACCAGAAGGGCGGGGTCGGCAAGACGACCACGACCATCAACCTGGCCGCCGCGCTCGCCGAGTACGGGCGCCGGGTGCTCATCGTCGACTTCGACCCGCAGGGCGCCGCGTCCGTCGGCCTGGGCACCAGCCCGCACGAGCTCGACCGCACCGTGTACGACCTGCTGGTCGACCGGAACGCCGTCATCACGGACCTGGTGCGGCCCACCGAGATCCCGGGCCTGGACCTGCTGCCGGCGAACATCGACCTGTCCGCGGCCGAGGTCCAGCTCGTGTCCGAGGTCGCCCGGGAGTCGATCCTGTCGCGCGTCCTGCGGCCCGTGCTGGACGACTACGACGTCGTGCTCATCGACTGCCAGCCGTCGCTCGGCCTGCTCACCGTGAACGCCCTGACCGCGGCGCACGGCGTGCTCATCCCGCTGGAGTGCGAGTTCTTCGCGCTGCGCGGCGTGGCCCTCCTGGTCGAGACCATCGAGAAGGTGCGCGACCGGCTGAACCCGCGCCTCGAGGTCGACGGCATCCTCGCGACGATGTACGACCCCCGCACGCTGCACGCCCGCGAGGTCGTGGCCCGGGTGTACGAGGCGTTCGGCGACACGCTGCTGCAGACCGTCATCGGCCGGACCGTGAAGTTCCCGGACGCGTCCGTCGCGGCGGAGCCGATCACCACCTACGCGCCGACGCACGCGGGGGCGCACGCCTACCGGCAGCTGGCCCGGGAGCTCGTCGCCCGTGGCGACGCCGCCTGA
- the scpB gene encoding SMC-Scp complex subunit ScpB, which produces MTDEATAGPQEAQEPPVPLGEGEQPPAPEELAFDVADLPGGALAALEAVLMVADEPIPAVRLAAVLGLPTGDVVDLLRTLAEEYRGEHGGRPRGFELRQAGEGWRIYSAPAYHQVVGAFVLDGQTARLTQAALETLAVIAYRQPVTRGQVSGVRGVNVDGVVRTLTARGLVTEAGTDPTSGALLYRTTGYFLERMGLTSLDELPPLAPYLPEIDAFDGLDGADGTTGDV; this is translated from the coding sequence ATGACCGACGAGGCGACCGCGGGGCCGCAGGAGGCGCAGGAGCCGCCGGTGCCGCTCGGCGAGGGGGAGCAGCCGCCCGCGCCCGAGGAGCTCGCGTTCGACGTGGCCGACCTGCCCGGGGGCGCCCTGGCGGCGCTCGAGGCCGTGCTCATGGTGGCCGACGAGCCCATCCCCGCCGTGCGGCTCGCCGCGGTGCTCGGGCTGCCGACCGGGGACGTCGTGGACCTGCTGCGCACGCTGGCCGAGGAGTACCGCGGCGAGCACGGCGGGCGGCCCCGCGGGTTCGAGCTCCGCCAGGCCGGCGAGGGCTGGCGGATCTACTCCGCACCCGCGTACCACCAGGTCGTCGGCGCCTTCGTGCTCGACGGGCAGACCGCCCGGCTGACCCAGGCCGCGCTGGAGACGCTGGCGGTGATCGCCTACCGGCAGCCGGTCACGCGCGGGCAGGTCTCGGGTGTGCGCGGCGTCAACGTGGACGGCGTCGTGCGGACGCTGACGGCACGCGGCCTGGTGACCGAGGCGGGTACCGACCCGACCTCGGGTGCGCTGCTGTACCGGACCACGGGATACTTCCTCGAGCGGATGGGCCTCACGAGCCTCGACGAGCTGCCCCCGCTCGCCCCGTACCTGCCCGAGATCGACGCGTTCGACGGGCTCGACGGGGCCGACGGTACGACAGGAGACGTGTGA
- a CDS encoding prephenate dehydrogenase, producing the protein MSAAAVATRGPVRVVGTGLLGASVGLALATRGVDVTLADPSRTALALARDVGAGRPAEPGDPEPALVVVAAPPDVTADVVRAELAAHPDAVVTDVASVKGYVLRELRAAGADLTRYVGSHPMAGRERSGPAAAVPDLFVGRPWVVVDSGESRPDALLAVRALAADLGGVPVTMDADAHDAAVAAVSHVPQVAASLVAARLRGAEPDALGLAGQGLRDVTRIASSDPALWTSILAANAGAVRDVLAGLRDDLDEVLGALDSAARATGPEDVELGALARIARLIADGNAGVGLVPGKHGGAPRRYAVVTALVPDQPGELARLLTDVGAAGVNLEELQLEHAAGRPVGMASVSVDPARSAHLEAELTARGWRLVR; encoded by the coding sequence GTGAGCGCGGCGGCCGTCGCGACCCGGGGGCCGGTGCGCGTCGTCGGCACGGGGCTGCTCGGCGCGTCCGTGGGCCTGGCCCTGGCGACCCGCGGCGTGGACGTCACCCTGGCCGACCCGTCGCGCACCGCGCTGGCGCTGGCCCGGGACGTCGGGGCCGGCCGGCCCGCGGAGCCGGGCGACCCGGAGCCGGCGCTGGTGGTCGTGGCCGCGCCGCCGGACGTGACGGCCGACGTCGTGCGCGCCGAGCTCGCCGCGCACCCGGACGCGGTGGTCACCGACGTGGCGAGCGTCAAGGGCTACGTGCTGCGCGAGCTGCGCGCCGCGGGCGCCGACCTGACCCGGTACGTCGGCTCGCACCCGATGGCCGGGCGGGAGCGCTCCGGCCCCGCGGCGGCGGTCCCGGACCTGTTCGTGGGCCGGCCGTGGGTGGTCGTCGACTCGGGGGAGTCCCGGCCGGACGCGCTGCTCGCGGTGCGGGCGCTGGCGGCGGACCTCGGCGGCGTGCCCGTGACGATGGACGCGGACGCGCACGACGCGGCGGTGGCGGCGGTGTCGCACGTGCCGCAGGTCGCGGCCAGCCTGGTCGCCGCGCGGCTGCGGGGCGCCGAGCCGGACGCGCTCGGGCTCGCGGGCCAGGGGCTGCGGGACGTCACGCGGATCGCGTCATCGGACCCGGCGCTGTGGACGTCGATCCTCGCGGCGAACGCCGGCGCGGTGCGGGACGTCCTGGCGGGCCTGCGCGACGACCTGGACGAGGTGCTGGGCGCGCTGGACAGCGCGGCGCGCGCGACCGGGCCGGAGGACGTGGAGCTCGGCGCGCTGGCGCGGATCGCGCGGCTGATCGCGGACGGCAACGCCGGCGTCGGGCTGGTGCCCGGCAAGCACGGCGGCGCCCCGCGGCGGTACGCGGTGGTCACGGCCCTCGTGCCCGACCAGCCGGGCGAGCTCGCCCGGCTGCTGACCGACGTCGGCGCCGCCGGCGTGAACCTGGAGGAGCTGCAGCTCGAGCACGCGGCGGGACGACCCGTCGGCATGGCGTCGGTGTCCGTGGACCCGGCCCGCTCGGCGCACCTGGAGGCGGAGCTGACGGCCCGCGGATGGAGGCTGGTGAGGTGA
- the zwf gene encoding glucose-6-phosphate dehydrogenase — protein MRPAKVTPEHNPLRDPRDRRLPRIAGPSGLVIFGVTGDLARKKLMPAVYDLTNRGLLPPGFALTGFARRDWEDQDFAQIVHDSVKEHARTPFREATWRQLSEGIRFVQGTFDDDDAFDRLRQTVEDLDVSRGTGGNHAFYLSVPPSAFPVVCKQLARSGLSESRDDAWRRVVIEKPFGHDLQSARELNDVVSSVFRPDDVFRIDHYLGKETVQNLLALRFANQLFEPIWNANYVDHVQITMAEDIGVGGRAGYYDGIGAARDVIQNHLLQLLALTAMEEPVTFDAHDLTAEKIKVLSAVRLPKDLGKHTARGQYAAGWQGGERVVGYLDEGGFDPNSTTETFAAIRVDVDTRRWAGVPFYLRTGKRLGRRVTEIAVVFKKAPHLPFESTATEELGKNALVIRVQPDEGVTLRFGAKVPGTAMEVRDVTMDFGYGHAFTESSPEAYERLILDVLLGDPPLFPRHEEVELSWKILDPITSYWASKGKPEPYRAGTWGPESADRMLERDGRAWRRP, from the coding sequence GTGAGGCCCGCCAAGGTCACCCCGGAGCACAACCCGCTCCGGGACCCCCGCGACCGCCGGCTCCCCCGCATCGCCGGGCCGTCCGGCCTGGTCATCTTCGGGGTCACCGGCGACCTCGCGCGCAAGAAGCTCATGCCCGCGGTGTACGACCTCACCAACCGCGGCCTGCTCCCGCCGGGCTTCGCGCTCACCGGGTTCGCCCGGCGCGACTGGGAGGACCAGGACTTCGCGCAGATCGTGCACGACTCGGTCAAGGAGCACGCCCGGACCCCGTTCCGCGAGGCGACCTGGCGGCAGCTGTCCGAGGGCATCCGGTTCGTGCAGGGCACCTTCGACGACGACGACGCGTTCGACCGGCTCCGCCAGACCGTCGAGGACCTCGACGTGTCCCGGGGCACCGGCGGCAACCACGCCTTCTACCTGTCGGTGCCGCCGAGCGCGTTCCCGGTGGTCTGCAAGCAGCTCGCCCGCTCGGGCCTGTCCGAGTCCCGCGACGACGCCTGGCGCCGCGTGGTCATCGAGAAGCCGTTCGGGCACGACCTGCAGTCCGCCCGTGAGCTGAACGACGTCGTGTCGAGCGTGTTCCGGCCGGACGACGTGTTCCGGATCGACCACTACCTCGGCAAGGAGACCGTGCAGAACCTGCTGGCGCTGCGCTTCGCGAACCAGCTGTTCGAGCCGATCTGGAACGCCAACTACGTCGACCACGTGCAGATCACGATGGCCGAGGACATCGGCGTGGGCGGCCGCGCCGGCTACTACGACGGCATCGGCGCCGCGCGCGACGTCATCCAGAACCACCTGCTCCAGCTCCTCGCCCTCACCGCGATGGAGGAGCCGGTCACGTTCGACGCGCACGACCTCACCGCCGAGAAGATCAAGGTGCTCTCCGCGGTGCGGCTGCCCAAGGACCTCGGCAAGCACACCGCGCGCGGGCAGTACGCCGCCGGGTGGCAGGGCGGCGAGCGGGTCGTCGGCTACCTCGATGAGGGCGGGTTCGACCCGAACTCGACCACCGAGACCTTCGCCGCGATCCGCGTGGACGTCGACACCCGCCGCTGGGCGGGCGTGCCGTTCTACCTGCGGACCGGCAAGCGCCTGGGCCGGCGCGTCACCGAGATCGCCGTCGTGTTCAAGAAGGCGCCGCACCTGCCCTTCGAGTCCACCGCGACCGAGGAGCTCGGCAAGAACGCCCTGGTCATCCGGGTGCAGCCCGACGAGGGCGTGACCCTGCGGTTCGGCGCCAAGGTGCCGGGCACCGCGATGGAGGTCCGGGACGTCACGATGGACTTCGGCTACGGCCACGCGTTCACCGAGTCCTCCCCCGAGGCCTACGAGCGCCTGATCCTCGACGTCCTGCTGGGCGACCCGCCGCTGTTCCCGCGGCACGAGGAGGTCGAGCTCTCCTGGAAGATCCTCGACCCGATCACGTCCTACTGGGCGAGCAAGGGCAAGCCCGAGCCCTACCGCGCGGGCACCTGGGGGCCGGAGTCGGCCGACCGCATGCTGGAGCGCGACGGACGAGCCTGGAGGCGACCGTGA
- the tal gene encoding transaldolase, translating into MTEGTTPLDRVADAGVAVWLDDLSRERLRTGNLKDLVAERRVVGVTTNPTIFASALAKGDAYDEQLRQLAAQGTDVDGAVFAITTDDVREAADVLRPVHDATDGVDGRVSIEVDPRLAHDTQATVDAARALWSTIDRPNVFIKIPATLDGLPAITQVLADGISVNVTLIFSLERYRAVLDAFVAGLEQARANGHDLAPIASVASFFVSRVDAAVDPRLDAIGSPEAAELRGKAAIANARLAYGVYEEVVAGERWQSLASDGARPQRPLWASTGVKDKAYPDTRYVDELVVAGVVNTMPEATLQAVADHGDFRGDTVTGTQDEARRVVEALAGLGISLDEVTDRLEREGVEKFETSWTELLDTVRDGLGQVTA; encoded by the coding sequence ATGACTGAGGGCACCACGCCGCTCGACCGGGTGGCCGACGCCGGCGTCGCGGTCTGGCTGGACGACCTGTCCCGGGAACGGCTGCGGACCGGGAACCTGAAGGACCTCGTGGCGGAGCGCCGCGTGGTCGGGGTGACCACCAACCCGACGATCTTCGCGAGCGCGCTGGCGAAGGGCGACGCCTACGACGAGCAGCTCCGGCAGCTCGCGGCGCAGGGCACCGACGTGGACGGCGCGGTCTTCGCGATCACCACCGACGACGTCCGCGAGGCCGCCGACGTGCTGCGCCCCGTGCACGACGCCACCGACGGCGTCGACGGCCGCGTCTCGATCGAGGTGGACCCGCGCCTGGCGCACGACACCCAGGCCACCGTCGACGCGGCGCGCGCGCTGTGGTCGACGATCGACCGGCCGAACGTCTTCATCAAGATCCCGGCCACGCTGGACGGCCTGCCCGCGATCACGCAGGTGCTCGCCGACGGCATCAGCGTGAACGTGACGCTGATCTTCTCCCTCGAGCGGTACCGCGCCGTGCTCGACGCCTTCGTGGCCGGGCTCGAGCAGGCCCGCGCGAACGGGCACGACCTCGCGCCGATCGCCTCGGTGGCGTCCTTCTTCGTGTCCCGCGTGGACGCCGCAGTCGACCCGCGTCTGGACGCCATCGGCTCCCCCGAGGCCGCGGAGCTGCGCGGGAAGGCCGCCATCGCGAACGCCCGCCTCGCGTACGGGGTGTACGAGGAGGTCGTCGCGGGCGAGCGCTGGCAGTCGCTCGCCTCCGACGGCGCGCGGCCGCAGCGGCCGCTGTGGGCCTCGACCGGCGTCAAGGACAAGGCGTACCCCGACACCCGCTACGTCGACGAGCTCGTCGTCGCGGGTGTCGTCAACACCATGCCCGAGGCCACGCTGCAGGCCGTCGCCGACCACGGCGACTTCCGCGGCGACACGGTCACCGGCACCCAGGACGAGGCGCGGCGGGTCGTCGAGGCCCTCGCCGGCCTGGGCATCTCCCTCGACGAGGTCACCGACCGGCTCGAGCGCGAGGGCGTCGAGAAGTTCGAGACGTCCTGGACCGAGCTCCTCGACACCGTCCGCGACGGACTGGGCCAGGTGACCGCGTGA
- the cmk gene encoding (d)CMP kinase: MEAGEVTASARRPVVVAIDGPSGSGKSTVSRRVAERLGLAYLDTGAMYRAATWWALHRGVPLADADAVAALIRDMPLVMGVDPRDPGVHVDGHDVGEAIRETAISAAVSAVATNLEVRAELGRRQRDEIAAQAASSSFSGGRGIVAEGRDITTVIAPDADVRLLLTASEEARLARRAREVHGTADAAAVEATRDQVVRRDADDSTVSQFLVAADGVVTVDSSGLDLEQTVQAVLDVVARTADLHA, translated from the coding sequence ATGGAGGCTGGTGAGGTGACGGCGAGCGCACGGCGCCCCGTGGTGGTGGCGATCGACGGGCCGTCCGGCTCGGGGAAGTCGACGGTGTCCCGGCGGGTCGCCGAGCGGCTCGGCCTCGCGTACCTGGACACCGGGGCGATGTACCGCGCGGCGACCTGGTGGGCGCTGCACCGGGGCGTGCCGCTCGCCGACGCCGACGCGGTGGCCGCGCTGATCCGGGACATGCCCCTGGTCATGGGCGTCGACCCCCGGGACCCCGGGGTGCACGTCGACGGGCACGACGTCGGCGAGGCGATCCGCGAGACCGCGATCTCCGCGGCCGTCAGCGCCGTCGCGACGAATCTCGAGGTCCGGGCCGAGCTCGGCCGGCGGCAGCGCGACGAGATCGCCGCGCAGGCCGCGTCGTCGTCGTTCTCCGGCGGGCGCGGCATCGTCGCCGAGGGCCGCGACATCACCACCGTCATCGCCCCCGACGCCGACGTCCGGCTGCTGCTCACCGCGAGCGAGGAGGCCCGGCTGGCCCGGCGCGCCCGCGAGGTGCACGGCACGGCCGACGCCGCAGCCGTCGAGGCGACCCGCGACCAGGTGGTGCGCCGCGACGCGGACGACTCGACGGTCTCGCAGTTCCTCGTGGCGGCGGACGGCGTCGTGACCGTCGACTCCTCGGGGCTGGACCTGGAGCAGACCGTGCAGGCCGTGCTCGACGTGGTGGCCCGCACCGCGGACCTCCACGCGTGA
- the xerD gene encoding site-specific tyrosine recombinase XerD has protein sequence MADGAAPVEVPGPLRAALDGYLAHLTVERGLSANTLAAYRRDLDRYVEHLAAAGRARVGDVAEADVEDFLTAVRTGSDGRAVLSASSAKRAVVAVRGWHRFCVLEGLSAGDPARAVRPPKQSQTLPKAISTHDVERLLEAASLGDGPVPLRDRALLELVYSTGARISEAVGLDVDDLDLTEGRAAVRLFGKGSKERVVPVGAYAVEAVEAYLVRSRPALAAAGSGGAAVFLNTRGARLSRQSAWAVLRTAAERAGLPGAEHVSPHTLRHSFATHLLAGGADVRVVQELLGHASVTTTQIYTRVTPDTLREVYATSHPRARRERARA, from the coding sequence ATGGCGGACGGCGCGGCGCCCGTCGAGGTCCCCGGACCCCTGCGCGCGGCGCTGGACGGCTACCTCGCGCACCTCACCGTCGAGCGCGGGCTGTCCGCGAACACGCTGGCCGCGTACCGCCGGGACCTGGACCGCTACGTCGAGCACCTGGCCGCCGCCGGGCGCGCGCGGGTGGGCGACGTGGCGGAGGCCGACGTCGAGGACTTCCTCACCGCGGTGCGGACGGGCTCCGACGGGCGGGCCGTGCTGTCAGCGTCGTCGGCGAAGCGGGCCGTCGTGGCGGTGCGGGGCTGGCACCGGTTCTGCGTCCTCGAGGGCCTGAGCGCCGGCGACCCGGCGCGCGCCGTCCGGCCGCCGAAGCAGTCCCAGACGCTGCCGAAGGCCATCTCGACGCACGACGTCGAGCGCCTGCTGGAGGCGGCCTCGCTCGGCGACGGGCCGGTGCCGCTGCGCGACCGGGCGCTGCTCGAGCTCGTGTACTCGACGGGCGCGCGGATCTCCGAGGCCGTCGGGCTGGACGTCGACGACCTCGACCTGACCGAGGGGCGCGCGGCGGTCCGGCTGTTCGGCAAGGGCAGCAAGGAGCGCGTCGTGCCGGTCGGGGCCTACGCGGTCGAGGCGGTCGAGGCGTACCTCGTGCGGTCCCGGCCCGCCCTGGCGGCGGCCGGGTCGGGCGGCGCGGCCGTGTTCCTCAACACCCGCGGCGCGCGGCTCTCCCGGCAGAGCGCGTGGGCGGTGCTGCGCACGGCGGCCGAGCGCGCCGGGCTGCCCGGGGCCGAGCACGTGTCGCCGCACACCCTGCGGCACTCGTTCGCCACCCACCTGCTCGCGGGCGGCGCGGACGTCCGCGTCGTGCAGGAGCTGCTCGGGCACGCGTCCGTGACCACCACGCAGATCTACACGCGGGTGACGCCGGACACGCTCCGCGAGGTGTACGCGACCAGCCACCCGCGCGCCCGGCGGGAGCGCGCCCGGGCCTGA
- a CDS encoding heme o synthase → MSPAAPAGASSRPQSNPVPAAGPRTLRRRVGAYVALTKPRVIELLLVTTLPTMILAQGGFPPVGLVLATLVGGAAAAGSANVLNCYLDRDIDQVMNRTKRRPLVTGEITPRAALVFGLLLGVASLTWLALLVNVPSALLTGAAILIYVVGYTMILKRRTPQNIVWGGAAGCMPVLIGWSSVTGGLSWAAVLLFGVIFFWTPPHYWPLSMKFRKDYAAAGVPMLPVVAAEAKVAKEMIAYTVAMIACSLLLVPVAGMTWVYAVVATVLGVWFLWSNVALYRRAQDPSRGKLRAMSVFHGSITYLSLLSVAVAVDVFLPL, encoded by the coding sequence ATGAGCCCAGCCGCTCCCGCCGGTGCGTCCTCCCGTCCGCAGTCCAACCCCGTCCCCGCCGCCGGCCCCCGCACGCTGCGCCGCCGGGTCGGCGCGTACGTCGCGCTGACGAAGCCGCGCGTCATCGAGCTGCTGCTCGTCACGACGCTGCCGACGATGATCCTCGCGCAGGGCGGCTTCCCGCCGGTCGGGCTCGTGCTCGCCACGCTGGTCGGCGGCGCCGCCGCGGCCGGATCTGCGAACGTGCTCAACTGCTACCTGGACCGCGACATCGACCAGGTGATGAACCGGACGAAGCGCCGGCCGCTCGTCACCGGCGAGATCACGCCGCGCGCGGCGCTGGTGTTCGGGCTGCTGCTGGGCGTCGCGTCGCTCACCTGGCTCGCGCTGCTCGTGAACGTGCCGTCGGCGCTGCTCACGGGCGCCGCCATCCTCATCTACGTCGTCGGCTACACGATGATCCTCAAGCGTCGTACGCCGCAGAACATCGTGTGGGGCGGCGCCGCGGGCTGCATGCCGGTGCTGATCGGCTGGTCCTCGGTGACCGGCGGGCTGTCGTGGGCCGCGGTGCTGCTGTTCGGCGTCATCTTCTTCTGGACGCCGCCGCACTACTGGCCGCTGTCGATGAAGTTCCGCAAGGACTACGCCGCCGCGGGCGTCCCGATGCTCCCGGTCGTGGCCGCGGAGGCGAAGGTCGCGAAGGAGATGATCGCGTACACCGTCGCGATGATCGCCTGCTCGCTGCTGCTGGTCCCGGTCGCCGGGATGACCTGGGTGTACGCCGTCGTGGCGACCGTCCTCGGCGTGTGGTTCCTCTGGTCGAACGTCGCGCTGTACCGTCGCGCCCAGGACCCGAGCCGCGGCAAGCTCCGCGCGATGTCGGTGTTCCACGGGTCGATCACGTACCTGTCGCTGCTGTCGGTCGCGGTGGCGGTCGACGTGTTCCTCCCGCTCTAG
- a CDS encoding pseudouridine synthase — MSAAGQGGGRGRGGAGGGAGRGAGGAGGRSGGGASRGGRPTGGRPGGGAGRPGGSGDGGRSRDGGWSGGGGRSGGPARSGGGWSGGAERSGEGGARSGGPRSGGAPRTGAAPSRGAGGSRGAGGSRGAGVSRPGAQGVGRPGSRWPAAPARPAGPRRPRSEPTVDVHDPEGVRLQKVLAQAGLGSRRACEELIAAGRVSVDGQVVLELGVRVDPRSAQIHVDGLRLQLDQSVVTIALNKPLGVVSTMHDPEGRPSLAEFVAGREERLFHVGRLDADSEGLILLTNDGELANRLSHPSHGVTKTYLATVEGRVPGGVGARLKRGVELEDGVVAVDAFRVVDATPQASLVEIVLHEGRNRVVRRLLEEVGHPVTRLLRTQIGPIKLGDLKVGRTRVLGKAEVGSLMTSVGM, encoded by the coding sequence ATGAGTGCAGCAGGACAGGGCGGCGGTCGCGGCCGCGGCGGCGCCGGTGGTGGCGCGGGCCGGGGTGCCGGCGGCGCCGGTGGGCGGTCGGGCGGCGGCGCGAGCCGCGGCGGGCGGCCCACCGGGGGGCGGCCGGGCGGCGGCGCCGGGCGGCCGGGCGGGTCCGGCGACGGCGGGCGCTCCCGCGACGGCGGCTGGTCGGGCGGCGGCGGGCGGTCCGGCGGGCCCGCACGCTCCGGCGGCGGCTGGTCCGGCGGTGCCGAGCGGTCCGGCGAGGGCGGCGCCCGGTCGGGCGGTCCGCGGTCCGGCGGTGCCCCCCGCACCGGCGCGGCGCCCTCCCGCGGTGCGGGCGGCTCGCGCGGCGCGGGCGGCTCGCGCGGCGCCGGCGTCTCCCGCCCCGGTGCGCAGGGCGTCGGCCGCCCCGGCTCCCGCTGGCCCGCGGCCCCCGCGCGCCCGGCCGGCCCCCGCCGGCCGCGCAGCGAGCCGACGGTGGACGTGCACGACCCCGAGGGCGTCCGCCTGCAGAAGGTGCTCGCGCAGGCGGGCCTCGGTTCCCGCCGCGCCTGCGAGGAGCTCATCGCGGCGGGCCGGGTGTCCGTGGACGGCCAGGTCGTCCTCGAGCTCGGCGTGCGCGTGGACCCGCGCAGCGCCCAGATCCACGTGGACGGCCTGCGCCTGCAGCTCGACCAGTCGGTGGTGACGATCGCGCTGAACAAGCCGCTGGGCGTCGTCTCGACGATGCACGACCCCGAGGGCCGGCCGTCGCTCGCGGAGTTCGTGGCGGGTCGCGAGGAGCGGCTGTTCCACGTCGGGCGCCTGGACGCCGACTCGGAGGGCCTGATCCTCCTGACCAACGACGGCGAGCTGGCCAACCGGCTCTCGCACCCGTCGCACGGCGTCACGAAGACCTACCTCGCGACCGTCGAGGGCCGCGTGCCCGGCGGGGTCGGCGCGCGGCTGAAGCGCGGCGTCGAGCTCGAGGACGGGGTGGTCGCGGTCGACGCGTTCCGCGTGGTCGACGCGACGCCGCAGGCCAGCCTGGTCGAGATCGTGCTGCACGAGGGCCGCAACCGCGTGGTCCGGCGCCTGCTGGAGGAGGTCGGGCACCCCGTGACCCGCCTGCTGCGCACCCAGATCGGCCCGATCAAGCTCGGCGACCTCAAGGTCGGCCGCACGCGCGTCCTCGGGAAGGCGGAGGTCGGCTCGCTCATGACCTCGGTGGGGATGTGA